One uncultured Fretibacterium sp. DNA window includes the following coding sequences:
- a CDS encoding flagellar biosynthesis protein FliR has translation MPQSNVYALLGLFSFGLALLVARLVVKIQRGEFPGGDLWVLYLRMLLGFLFAAAIVYGYRSFFS, from the coding sequence ATGCCGCAGAGTAATGTGTATGCCCTTTTGGGGCTCTTTTCCTTCGGACTTGCGCTTCTGGTCGCTCGTCTGGTGGTGAAGATTCAAAGAGGCGAGTTCCCCGGAGGGGATTTATGGGTCCTGTACCTCAGGATGCTGTTGGGCTTTTTGTTCGCGGCCGCCATCGTTTACGGCTACCGCTCTTTTTTTTCGTAG
- a CDS encoding pyridoxamine 5'-phosphate oxidase family protein, producing the protein MRRKDREVTDLEAIGRIIGDCKVLRLGMVDGRRPYVVPLNFGFDLRGGVLELYCHSAPEGRKVEVLRRNPEVCFEMDCGHKLVEATAACGYGFAYSSVIGEGTVGFIEDHEEKLQALLRIMEHQTGRSDFSIPDAALRGVLVFRVAAGSFTAKQRLLPPGS; encoded by the coding sequence ATGAGGCGAAAGGATCGGGAGGTCACGGATCTCGAGGCCATTGGACGCATTATCGGGGACTGCAAGGTCCTTCGGTTGGGGATGGTCGATGGGAGGCGGCCCTATGTCGTTCCGTTAAATTTCGGTTTCGACCTTCGGGGCGGCGTCCTGGAACTCTACTGTCACAGTGCTCCGGAGGGGCGCAAGGTCGAGGTCCTGCGGAGAAATCCCGAGGTGTGCTTCGAGATGGACTGCGGGCACAAGCTCGTCGAGGCCACGGCGGCCTGTGGTTATGGCTTTGCCTACTCGAGCGTCATCGGTGAGGGGACGGTCGGCTTTATCGAGGACCACGAGGAAAAACTGCAGGCGCTGCTGAGGATCATGGAGCACCAGACGGGGCGATCGGATTTTTCCATCCCCGACGCGGCTCTGCGCGGCGTTCTGGTCTTCAGGGTCGCTGCCGGCTCCTTCACGGCCAAGCAGAGGCTCCTTCCTCCGGGGTCCTGA
- a CDS encoding LysR family transcriptional regulator, with protein MFHYANYIYAVYRERSFSKAADKLFITQPALSIMIRKAEEGLGLPIFDRSHNPIGLTPFGVEYVQALEEIHGIEQRLREMVEKTCTLQQGHLSIGSSNLCVDYFVTRHLVQFHQQYPNVDLIVRNLNTLDAKHLLDLGELDFVITNRPYDNKKYVQKVCFRECLLLVVPSDFEVNKGLEAHCLAPDELGDAVFSLPRRRTVSLSLFAQVPFVLLSSQNYLRQYTDFLFRERNLSPTIVLELEQSATSYNFAYLGMGATILSNRLVQNNADTTKLCFYKIDSDHADRDTFLSFRRGVYFSDAMRRFAELFLEAYPVAADDEFMENLPSAGPSAGH; from the coding sequence ATGTTTCACTACGCGAATTACATCTACGCCGTATACCGTGAGCGAAGCTTCAGCAAGGCTGCGGACAAGCTCTTCATCACCCAGCCCGCGCTGAGCATCATGATCCGGAAGGCGGAGGAGGGACTTGGACTTCCAATCTTCGACCGCTCCCACAACCCTATAGGGTTGACGCCCTTTGGCGTGGAATATGTTCAAGCACTGGAGGAGATTCATGGCATTGAGCAACGCCTCAGGGAAATGGTCGAGAAGACATGCACGCTGCAACAAGGACATCTATCCATCGGCAGCAGCAACCTTTGCGTGGATTACTTCGTCACCCGGCATCTGGTTCAGTTTCATCAGCAGTACCCAAACGTTGACCTCATTGTGCGAAACCTCAACACTCTGGATGCAAAACATCTGTTGGACTTGGGCGAGTTGGATTTCGTCATCACCAACCGGCCCTACGACAACAAAAAGTACGTACAGAAGGTCTGCTTTCGAGAGTGCCTGCTCCTTGTCGTCCCCTCGGATTTTGAAGTAAACAAGGGCCTTGAAGCCCACTGCCTTGCGCCGGATGAGCTGGGCGACGCTGTGTTCTCCCTGCCGAGGAGGCGCACCGTGAGTTTGAGCCTATTCGCCCAGGTGCCCTTCGTCCTCCTCAGCAGCCAGAATTACCTGCGGCAGTACACGGACTTTCTGTTCCGTGAGCGAAATCTTTCCCCCACCATTGTCCTTGAGCTGGAGCAATCGGCCACATCCTACAACTTCGCGTACCTCGGCATGGGGGCAACCATCCTGAGCAATCGTCTGGTCCAGAACAATGCGGATACAACAAAACTTTGTTTTTACAAGATCGACAGCGATCACGCCGACCGCGATACCTTCCTCAGTTTCCGGCGCGGCGTGTACTTCTCGGACGCGATGCGGCGATTCGCGGAATTGTTTCTGGAAGCTTATCCAGTTGCCGCTGACGACGAATTCATGGAGAATTTGCCCTCAGCAGGCCCCTCAGCAGGCCATTGA
- a CDS encoding threonine aldolase family protein, with translation MIDLRSDTLTLPDEPMLRTILTARLGDDGRLDAEGRGEDLTVNELEDMAAEVSGKEAGLLCASGTMGNQAALLTWCRPGDTVLLDELQHLDRSEKTAFTPRFGQLKKVTYRSDTSLMPNTTDMEEKLKSGPVNLICIENTHNYTGGTCINLKRMAEIRSLADRYGVPVHMDGARIFNAAVFLGTMVKEIARYVDSMMFCVSKGLGAPVGSLLCGTKKFISEAKETRKLLGGAMRQAGIIAAPAIYALKHNVERLREDNENAQFCASLLKDLKKVKAQQNVQTNIMMLDMEGAGITPQEFCVRAKEKGLLIRPIIGSFVRLVFYKGITRSDSERAAAIVREIDEEL, from the coding sequence ATGATCGATTTGAGAAGTGATACCCTCACCCTCCCAGATGAACCGATGCTTCGGACGATCCTCACGGCGCGGCTCGGGGACGATGGGCGCCTCGACGCGGAAGGGCGCGGCGAGGACCTCACCGTCAACGAGCTGGAGGACATGGCGGCCGAAGTGTCGGGCAAGGAGGCGGGGCTGCTTTGCGCGTCCGGGACGATGGGGAACCAGGCGGCATTGTTAACGTGGTGCCGTCCCGGCGACACGGTGTTGCTCGACGAGCTGCAGCACCTCGACCGCAGCGAAAAGACGGCCTTCACCCCGCGGTTCGGCCAGCTGAAGAAGGTGACGTATCGATCCGATACATCTCTTATGCCGAATACGACGGACATGGAGGAGAAACTGAAAAGCGGCCCGGTGAACTTGATCTGCATTGAGAACACGCACAACTACACGGGGGGCACTTGCATCAACCTGAAACGCATGGCGGAGATTCGCAGTCTGGCGGACCGGTACGGGGTCCCCGTACACATGGATGGGGCCCGTATATTCAACGCCGCGGTCTTCCTGGGAACGATGGTGAAGGAGATCGCACGGTATGTCGACTCCATGATGTTCTGCGTATCCAAGGGACTTGGGGCGCCGGTGGGTTCCCTGCTGTGCGGCACAAAAAAGTTTATCTCCGAAGCGAAGGAGACGCGCAAGCTGCTGGGCGGCGCCATGCGTCAGGCGGGCATCATCGCGGCTCCTGCGATCTATGCTCTGAAGCATAATGTGGAGCGTCTCAGGGAGGATAACGAGAACGCGCAGTTCTGCGCCTCGCTGTTGAAGGACCTGAAAAAGGTCAAAGCACAGCAGAATGTGCAGACCAACATCATGATGCTGGACATGGAAGGAGCTGGGATTACACCTCAGGAATTCTGCGTTCGCGCGAAGGAAAAGGGTCTCCTGATTCGCCCGATTATCGGAAGTTTCGTGAGACTTGTGTTCTATAAGGGCATCACGCGGAGCGACTCGGAGCGTGCGGCGGCAATTGTTCGGGAAATAGACGAAGAACTTTAA
- a CDS encoding dicarboxylate/amino acid:cation symporter: MRVGGKKVSLTTQVFLAMILGSIAGLVDGQTMVQLGFLGDIWLNCIKMIVVPMVLCTIVTGIISQDSLASLRRVSVRVITYYVVTTVLACIIGIVVAMLLQPGKFADFAGLATQEIKGGVDITLADFLKGLFSTNMVKTFADGNIVQTLVIAILLGIAILRIANQGHKEVMRKFFNGFNSMIFSLIGMIMSVSPIGVFFLMGSSFGKYGAGIFTSMAVLVGTYYAACLAHVIIVYGGFLMAFKPHINPFRFIRDSAEVWIYTISTCSSIATIPVNIKVAEEKFGIPERISGFTIPLGSQMNTDGSVLLYACVILFISQMIGQQMTLFQLVNVIFISTILSMGGGGIPGSGIVKLMVVVQSAGLPIEVVGVIAAFYRLFDMGTTTNNCLGDLVGTVIVGKAEEKYITAENDRRDLSQQK, from the coding sequence ATGAGGGTTGGCGGCAAAAAGGTTTCCTTGACAACTCAAGTTTTTCTGGCGATGATCCTGGGCTCTATCGCGGGGCTTGTGGACGGTCAAACGATGGTGCAGCTGGGCTTCCTTGGCGATATATGGCTGAACTGCATCAAGATGATCGTCGTCCCCATGGTGCTCTGCACGATTGTGACGGGTATCATCTCCCAAGACAGCCTGGCCTCGCTCCGGCGCGTCAGCGTGCGCGTCATCACCTACTACGTTGTTACCACGGTGCTGGCCTGTATTATCGGTATTGTCGTTGCGATGCTCCTGCAACCTGGAAAGTTTGCAGACTTTGCCGGCCTGGCCACCCAGGAGATCAAGGGCGGCGTGGATATCACTCTGGCGGACTTCCTCAAGGGGCTGTTCTCCACAAACATGGTCAAGACCTTCGCCGATGGCAATATCGTCCAGACGCTGGTGATCGCCATCCTGTTGGGAATCGCCATCCTCCGCATCGCAAATCAGGGACACAAGGAGGTCATGAGAAAGTTCTTTAACGGATTCAACAGCATGATCTTCTCGCTGATCGGCATGATCATGAGCGTGTCCCCCATCGGCGTGTTCTTCCTGATGGGCAGTTCCTTCGGCAAGTACGGTGCGGGCATCTTCACCTCCATGGCGGTGCTGGTAGGCACATACTACGCCGCCTGTCTGGCGCATGTCATCATCGTCTACGGCGGCTTCCTTATGGCTTTCAAGCCTCACATCAACCCCTTCCGCTTCATCCGGGACAGCGCCGAGGTGTGGATATACACAATCTCCACCTGCAGCTCGATCGCCACGATCCCCGTGAACATTAAGGTTGCCGAGGAGAAATTCGGCATCCCCGAACGGATATCTGGCTTCACGATTCCCCTGGGCTCCCAGATGAACACGGACGGCTCCGTGCTGCTCTATGCCTGCGTTATCCTGTTCATCAGCCAGATGATCGGCCAGCAGATGACGCTGTTTCAGCTGGTCAACGTGATCTTCATCTCCACGATTTTGTCAATGGGCGGCGGCGGAATCCCCGGAAGCGGCATCGTGAAGCTGATGGTCGTAGTGCAGTCCGCCGGGCTTCCCATAGAGGTTGTGGGAGTGATCGCAGCATTCTACCGTCTCTTCGACATGGGAACCACCACCAATAACTGTCTGGGCGACCTGGTCGGGACCGTCATCGTAGGCAAAGCGGAGGAGAAGTACATCACAGCCGAAAATGACAGGAGGGATTTGTCGCAGCAGAAGTGA